In Helianthus annuus cultivar XRQ/B chromosome 3, HanXRQr2.0-SUNRISE, whole genome shotgun sequence, a single window of DNA contains:
- the LOC110931567 gene encoding protein FAR1-RELATED SEQUENCE 5-like produces the protein MASNTLADVGDDAPNYQLRGVEQVSPNTGTKRYIPDSPSSLTPAEGMLFDTVDDAYNFYKTYAEAGGWTVRKGTQHENRGIVINKYFFCSKEGQNDFRLVDTLVEQLSDRWVRRVPSKRTGCQAAIRIKLTDAKKYLLYHFIEAHNHDFVHEEDFHLLKENRGINRAHEEMINKMSHLNIGPVRAFNIMKEVYGGFDKVGATKVDFKNFKKELNLFIGEFDAEMFVKRLMRKKEFLPNFSCEYETTDEGVLKCIFWADEDMKRNYYMFGDVISFDATYKRNKYNMMFVPFTGIDNHNRNVTLGAAILGSETAETYSWLLRAITNAYGYAPPVIVTDQDPAMKRAIADVWPESRHRLCMWHIMDKLTTKVGAALCSNTDFRKRLSAVVWTDSLLPEAFEAEWAAIIHDFGLTDHEWLTYIYGLRESWIPAYYREEEMSGLMRTSFRSESENHFFGKISNPKCTLVEFLSHFDTAIEAQRHEHRKNDHDTRYTNPGEWSDFVLEKQAAQIYTRTLFLDVQLEIQHAIHRCTSVRLDHVGDFIKFFIKDLDRPCSSFFEVIIRGEDVTDKCICNRFEQFGLLCSHIFCVLRILDISEFLNQYILRRWTREAVPNSSPGSILTDGKDPDRSEEVNRCVREISHATEYVVNKLISKFDKLSDFRDHIKQFMSVADEAQINAPPKTRRNRFAELLGVAPESTATIRVPVGTRFKGCGSHKRLKSQKERAISQSGSKRRQCSLCKKYGHNRVTCWKYTVAGIEAGSSRNAGGNEDTIREGDAAMVVQGNGPGSNDDDDVFYTSGNDADMDDEDMA, from the exons ATGGCTTCGAACACCCTTGCTGATGTTGGAGATG ATGCACCTAATTACCAATTACGTGGTGTTGAACAAGTTTCTCCAAACACTGGAACGAAGAGATATATTCCGGATTCACCCTCTTCGTTGACGCCAGCAGAGGGAATGTTATTCGACACAGTTGATGACGcgtataacttttataaaacttaCGCAGAAGCGGGAGGTTGGACTGTAAGGAAGGGCACACAGCACGAGAACCGTGGTATTGTTATAAACAAGTACTTTTTCTGTTCAAAGGAGGGTCAAAATGACTTTCGACTGGTCGATACTTTAGTCGAACAGCTGTCTGATAGGTGGGTACGTAGGGTACCATCCAAAAGGACCGGATGCCAGGCTGCGATCAGGATAAAACTTACCGATGCTAAGAAGTATTTGCTGTATCATTTTATAGAGGCGCACAACCACGATTTTGTGCATGAAGAAGATTTCCATCTTCTCAAGGAAAACAGGGGTATTAATCGTGCACACGAAGAGATGATAAACAAGATGTCACATCTCAACATTGGGCCTGTTCGTGCATTTAACATTATGAAGGAAGTGTATGGTGGGTTCGACAAAGTCGGTGCTACCAAAGTCGattttaaaaatttcaagaaaGAATTAAATCTTTTTATTGGAGAGTTTGATGCGGAAATGTTTGTCAAGCGACTGATGAGGAAAAAGGAGTTTTTACCGAACTTCTCTTGTGAATATGAAACCACAGACGAAGGTGTGTTGAAGTGCATTTTTTGGGCCGACGAGGATATGAAGAGAAATTATTACATGTTTGGGGACGTTATATCATTTGATGCTACCTACAAGCGTAACAA GTATAACATGATGTTTGTCCCTTTCACTGGGATTGATAATCATAATAGGAACGTGACACTTGGTGCTGCAATTCTCGGTTCTGAAACGGCAGAGACGTATAGCTGGTTACTTAGGGCGATCACGAACGCATACGGGTACGCGCCTCCTGTAATCGTTACTGACCAAGACCCTGCGATGAAAAGGGCTATAGCTGATGTTTGGCCTGAGTCGAGGCATCGGTTATGTATGTGGCATATCATGGATAAACTCACTACAAAG GTCGGGGCTGCCCTATGTTCAAATACAGATTTCAGGAAAAGATTGTCTGCAGTTGTTTGGACTGATTCTCTATTGCCCGAAGCTTTTGAGGCTGAATGGGCAGCTATTATTCATGATTTCGGTTTAACCGACCATGAATGGCTGACGTATATATATGGGCTACGTGAATCATGGATTCCAGCTTACTATCGTGAAGAAGAAATGTCTGGTCTTATGCGGACATCATTTAGGTCCGAAAGCGAGAATCACTTTTTTGGCAAAATTAGCAATCCGAAGTGCACGTTGGTTGAATTTCTTAGCCACTTTGATACAGCTATTGAAGCGCAAAGGCACGAGCACCGAAAAAACGATCATGACACTCGATACACCAACCCTGGAGAGTGGAGTGATTTTGTTCTCGAGAAGCAAGCAGCTCAGATATATACTAGAACTTTATTTTTGGATGTTCAACTCGAGATTCAACATGCTATCCATCGTTGTACGAGTGTCAGATTAGATCACGTCGGTGATTTCATTAAGTTTTTTATAAAGGATCTCGATCGGCCATGTTCTTCGTTCTTCgag GTTATTATACGCGGGGAGGATGTTACTGATAAGTGTATCTGCAACAGGTTTGAGCAGTTTGGACTGTTGTGTAGTCACATTTTTTGCGTGTTACGGATTCTTGACATAAGTGAGTTTCTGAATCAATATATATTGAGGCGTTGGACGCGTGAGGCTGTTCCAAATAGTTCCCCCGGGTCCATTCTTACGGATGGTAAAGATCCAGATCGTAGTGAGGAGGTTAACCGGTGTGTTCGGGAGATTAGTCACGCAACTGAGTATGTCGTGAACAAGTTGATTTCAAAATTTGATAAGTTGTCTGATTTTCGTGATCATATCAAGCAGTTTATGTCAGTCGCGGATGAAGCTCAAATAAATGCACCTCCCAAGACACGACGTAATCGGTTTGCTGAACTGCTAGGAGTTGCTCCAGAGAGCACGGCCACTATCCGTGTTCCAGTTGGTACCAGGTTCAAGGGCTGTGGTTCTCATAAACGCCTTAAATCTCAAAAGGAGCGAGCCATAAGTCAGTCTGGTAGTAAACGTCGTCAATGTTCATTATGTAAAAAATACGGTCATAACAGAGTAACGTGCTGGAAATACACCGTGGCTGGGATTGAGGCAGGTTCTTCGCGGAATGCTGGAGGTAATGAAGATACAATTCGTGAAGGAGATGCTGCTATGGTTGTTCAAGGTAATGGTCCTGGATCgaacgatgatgatgatgtgttTTACACATCTGGAAACGATGCAGATATGGATGATGAGGACATGGCATAG
- the LOC110929119 gene encoding peroxidase 27 gives MAFSKNSFGVFVLQIMVLALLSLHAEGQGLKVGFYEKSCPQAEKIVSTVMSDVMAVAPSLSGPLLRMHFHDCFIRGCDGSVLLDSPTRQSEKFSPPNLSLRGFNIIDKVKLALEKACPGVVSCADIVALVARDVTVATKGPYWEVETGRRDGKVSLFADPINRVTGLPPPFANITLLKQSFAMRGLNTKDLVVLSGGHTIGMSHCSSFENRLYNFTGKGDTDPSMDQNYIARLKLKCKPRDQTTLAELDPGSFKTFDDSYFRLVTKRRGLLESDAALLNDPETRAYLIQSISHGSTFFKDFGVSMVKMGRIGVLTGSQGEVRKVCTKTN, from the exons ATGGCCTTTTCCAAGAACTCATTTGGAGTTTTTGTACTTCAAATAATGGTTCTAGCACTCCTTTCTTTACATGCAGAAGGCCAGGGCTTAAAAGTAGGGTTCTATGAGAAATCATGCCCACAAGCCGAAAAGATCGTATCGACGGTCATGAGCGATGTTATGGCCGTGGCTCCGTCTCTTTCGGGCCCATTGTTGAGAATGCATTTCCACGACTGCTTCATTAGG GGTTGTGACGGATCGGTTTTGTTGGATTCTCCAACACGACAATCCGAGAAATTCTCGCCCCCGAATCTCAGCCTGAGAGGGTTTAATATCATTGATAAGGTGAAGTTGGCGTTAGAAAAGGCCTGCCCTGGTGTAGTTTCTTGTGCTGACATCGTAGCCCTTGTTGCCAGAGACGTTACTGTGGCG ACCAAGGGACCATATTGGGAGGTCGAAACTGGCCGAAGAGATGGAAAAGTGTCTTTGTTCGCCGATCCCATAAATCGTGTGACAGGATTGCCACCACCTTTTGCAAACATCACTCTTTTGAAGCAATCTTTTGCCATGAGGGGACTTAACACAAAAGACCTTGTTGTTCTATCCG GAGGACATACCATAGGGATGTCTCATTGCTCCTCGTTCGAAAACCGGCTCTACAACTTCACTGGGAAAGGTGATACCGATCCCTCAATGGACCAAAACTATATTGCAAGATTAAAGTTAAAGTGCAAGCCAAGAGACCAGACCACATTAGCTGAGTTAGACCCAGGGAGCTTCAAGACATTTGATGACTCATACTTTAGACTAGTGACTAAGAGAAGGGGGCTTCTTGAATCAGATGCAGCCTTGCTTAATGACCCTGAGACTAGAGCGTACTTGATTCAATCTATTAGTCATGGTTCCACTTTCTTTAAGGATTTTGGTGTGTCTATGGTTAAAATGGGTCGTATTGGGGTTCTTACTGGTTCTCAGGGTGAAGTCAGGAAAGTTTGCACCAAAACGAACTAG